One region of Natronorubrum aibiense genomic DNA includes:
- a CDS encoding bacterio-opsin activator domain-containing protein yields MTPPISVLIVDNEPGFADLVGEMLEREHDSIVADSALNATEALSILEERSVDCIVSDYEMPKMTGLELLERIREDDPELPFILFTGRGSEELASDAIAAGVTQYLQKESGKKQYALLANQITNAVSQYRTETELRESERRYERTLTTLHETTRDLMRASTKDEIYRAAVETAGEILDVPVAAAYTFEPTDGVLEHAASTQESRNVAEPKPQFEHGSGRIWDVFSDGESAYYEDVTRESTLAKTESRSELLVPLGTHGVLIAGANEVDGIDEPMTELLHILAANTEAALDRAEREQLLRENDRTLTRQNEELTRLNHTNEIVREINHGVTQASTRDEIETRVCERLADTERYCFAWIASSDTRPPEPSSWAGVDGAYIDQIRESGAAAPERQLISATLEEERVQVIRNVLEADGWDQRRKAALTYGYQTILAVPLTDDDRRYGVLLVHVSGVDSIGESEQEVLGELGETIGHAIRSVERTRAILTDSRLELELACHDSRLLLNRLAERAEGQVAIEGVLERDDEVVVFLSAPVDTEFATLEQWASVERVSIVSEGDSSLLLELTVSSSPFLEILRTYDIQLRTATAQNGTAMLVLEVPQQVETRSVVETIRERYPETELEARRETTSARSTRRLDTQLEEVLTDRQFEALQAAHYSGFFEWPRESTGEELAAVLDVSAPTYHYHLRAAERKLVTLAFDRNVG; encoded by the coding sequence ATGACTCCACCGATCTCAGTTCTTATCGTCGACAACGAACCGGGATTCGCCGACCTCGTCGGCGAAATGCTCGAGCGCGAACACGACTCGATCGTCGCCGACTCAGCGCTGAACGCCACCGAGGCGCTTTCGATTCTCGAGGAGCGGTCGGTCGACTGCATCGTCAGCGATTACGAGATGCCGAAGATGACGGGACTCGAGTTGCTCGAGCGGATTCGTGAAGACGACCCGGAACTCCCGTTTATCCTCTTTACTGGCCGTGGATCAGAAGAACTCGCCAGTGACGCGATCGCTGCGGGCGTGACCCAGTATCTCCAGAAAGAGTCCGGGAAGAAGCAGTACGCGCTGCTCGCAAACCAGATCACGAACGCCGTCTCGCAGTACCGGACCGAAACGGAACTCCGTGAGAGCGAGCGGCGGTACGAACGGACCTTGACGACGTTACACGAGACGACGCGCGATCTGATGCGTGCAAGTACGAAAGACGAGATCTATCGTGCAGCGGTCGAGACCGCGGGTGAGATCCTCGACGTTCCAGTCGCTGCGGCCTACACGTTCGAGCCGACAGACGGAGTACTTGAGCACGCCGCATCGACACAGGAATCACGGAACGTCGCCGAGCCGAAGCCACAGTTCGAGCACGGTTCGGGCCGTATCTGGGACGTCTTTTCCGACGGCGAGAGCGCCTATTACGAGGACGTCACTCGAGAGTCGACTCTCGCAAAGACGGAGAGTCGAAGCGAACTGCTCGTTCCACTGGGAACCCACGGGGTGTTGATCGCGGGGGCGAACGAGGTCGACGGCATCGACGAGCCGATGACTGAATTGCTGCACATTCTGGCGGCGAACACGGAAGCGGCGCTCGATCGAGCGGAGCGCGAGCAGTTACTGCGGGAGAACGATCGAACGCTCACCCGACAAAACGAGGAGTTGACGCGGCTCAATCACACGAACGAGATCGTTCGGGAGATCAATCATGGCGTCACACAGGCATCCACGCGTGACGAAATCGAGACGCGCGTGTGTGAGCGGCTGGCCGATACCGAGCGCTACTGTTTCGCCTGGATCGCCTCGAGCGATACTCGCCCGCCGGAACCGAGTTCGTGGGCCGGTGTCGACGGAGCGTACATCGATCAGATCCGCGAGAGCGGGGCAGCGGCCCCCGAACGACAGCTTATCAGCGCGACGCTCGAAGAAGAACGCGTCCAGGTCATCCGAAACGTTCTCGAGGCCGACGGCTGGGATCAGCGTCGAAAAGCGGCGTTGACCTACGGCTACCAGACGATACTCGCGGTTCCGCTGACGGACGACGACCGACGATACGGTGTGTTACTCGTCCACGTGTCGGGAGTCGACTCCATCGGGGAGAGCGAACAGGAGGTGCTCGGTGAACTCGGCGAGACGATCGGCCACGCGATCCGATCGGTCGAACGGACGCGGGCGATACTCACCGACAGTCGGCTCGAACTCGAGCTTGCATGTCACGACTCGCGACTGTTACTGAACCGACTCGCCGAGCGCGCCGAGGGGCAAGTCGCTATCGAGGGTGTCCTCGAGCGAGACGACGAAGTCGTCGTCTTCCTCAGTGCGCCGGTGGACACGGAGTTTGCGACACTCGAGCAGTGGGCGTCAGTCGAGCGGGTTTCGATCGTCTCAGAGGGCGACAGCAGCCTTTTACTCGAGTTAACCGTTTCCTCGTCGCCGTTTTTAGAGATCCTCCGGACGTACGATATCCAGTTGCGGACCGCAACGGCCCAGAACGGGACGGCGATGCTCGTGCTCGAAGTCCCACAGCAGGTCGAAACCCGGTCGGTGGTCGAGACGATCAGAGAACGGTATCCGGAGACAGAGCTAGAAGCACGACGCGAAACGACCAGTGCGCGCTCGACTCGACGACTCGATACGCAACTCGAGGAGGTGCTGACGGACCGACAGTTCGAGGCATTGCAGGCGGCTCACTACAGCGGCTTCTTCGAGTGGCCTCGTGAGAGCACCGGTGAAGAGCTCGCGGCGGTCCTCGATGTCTCCGCACCGACGTACCATTATCACTTGCGAGCGGCCGAACGGAAACTCGTTACGCTCGCGTTCGATCGGAACGTCGGGTGA
- a CDS encoding protein-L-isoaspartate O-methyltransferase family protein, whose product MDLAVLREDMVDSLESAVKDVLQNESVAVAMRDVPRHEFVDDDRLAYADREHEVLGTRVLAPSTVARMLQALALEDDDEVLIVGAGVGYTAAVAAELVGETNVHAIDISRPLVIEARQNLERAGYDGVLVDRRDGARGFPEYAPFDRILLEAATVEPPRALREQLTADGRLVFPRGTQHQRLEAMSATGDRTRFDAVSFDPLLVEGEQSGTIERNRTAREDLEHAIRRAESRRGWELDWIEWEESIGPQ is encoded by the coding sequence ATGGATCTCGCGGTACTGCGGGAGGATATGGTCGACAGCCTCGAGTCCGCCGTCAAGGACGTTCTCCAGAATGAGTCTGTCGCCGTTGCGATGCGTGACGTCCCGCGTCACGAGTTCGTCGACGACGATCGACTGGCGTACGCGGATCGCGAACACGAGGTGCTCGGGACCCGCGTCCTCGCGCCGAGTACGGTCGCACGCATGTTGCAAGCGCTCGCGCTCGAGGACGACGACGAAGTTCTGATCGTCGGGGCCGGTGTCGGCTACACGGCTGCCGTTGCCGCGGAGCTCGTCGGCGAAACGAACGTCCACGCCATCGACATCTCCCGACCGCTCGTCATCGAAGCGAGACAGAACCTCGAGCGAGCGGGCTACGACGGCGTACTCGTCGATCGCCGCGACGGAGCACGCGGGTTCCCCGAGTACGCCCCATTCGATCGTATCCTGCTCGAGGCCGCGACTGTCGAACCGCCGCGGGCGTTACGCGAGCAGCTGACGGCTGATGGACGACTCGTCTTCCCCCGCGGAACGCAGCACCAGCGACTCGAGGCGATGTCGGCTACCGGCGACCGGACTCGGTTTGACGCTGTCTCCTTCGACCCATTGTTGGTCGAGGGCGAACAGTCGGGAACCATCGAACGCAACCGAACGGCTCGCGAGGATCTCGAACACGCGATCCGTCGCGCCGAATCCCGCCGAGGCTGGGAACTGGACTGGATCGAGTGGGAAGAGTCGATCGGCCCGCAGTAA
- a CDS encoding HVO_0476 family zinc finger protein, with amino-acid sequence MNDIPDRVPTPCPSCSPDLETVHEVLTTTEGGGTVTVRCSECSHVHKIQPEREREVTLDVVVSQDGESFTANVTTPEDETIEVGDEFILETEEVLSTVRVTSLELDGQKRVDEASADEIETVWTREVDNVAVNVTVHPQDGSRNDSRSITVHVPGDYEFEVGATETFGDDEFEIDAFVVRKDASGYRRDRYEEPGDTIFAKDTKRVYAYDEQSSAWSAW; translated from the coding sequence ATGAACGATATTCCGGACCGCGTTCCGACGCCATGTCCGTCCTGTTCGCCGGACCTCGAGACGGTCCACGAGGTGTTGACGACGACCGAAGGCGGCGGCACCGTCACGGTTCGCTGTAGCGAGTGTAGCCACGTCCACAAGATCCAGCCCGAACGCGAGCGTGAGGTGACGCTCGACGTCGTCGTCTCTCAAGACGGCGAGTCCTTCACGGCGAACGTGACGACGCCAGAGGACGAGACCATCGAAGTCGGCGACGAGTTCATTCTCGAGACCGAGGAAGTGCTCTCGACGGTCCGCGTCACGAGTCTCGAACTCGACGGGCAGAAACGCGTCGACGAGGCCAGCGCGGACGAGATCGAGACCGTCTGGACCCGCGAAGTCGACAACGTCGCGGTCAACGTCACCGTTCACCCACAGGACGGGTCGCGAAACGACAGTCGCAGCATCACGGTCCACGTCCCCGGCGACTACGAGTTCGAGGTCGGCGCGACCGAGACGTTCGGCGACGACGAGTTCGAAATCGACGCCTTCGTCGTTCGCAAGGACGCCTCCGGCTACCGCCGTGATCGCTACGAGGAACCCGGCGATACGATCTTCGCGAAGGATACCAAACGAGTCTACGCTTACGACGAACAGAGCAGCGCCTGGTCGGCCTGGTAA
- a CDS encoding aminopeptidase yields the protein MSDLRDASETAVRQCLALEADESCAIVTDDKREPIGTALYDVASEITDDAVIVRYPPGETHGSEPPAPVAAAMAGADVVLAPTTKSLSHTRARTEANDAGARVATLPGITEEVFTTGLDADYESIAAHCEDVIEQVADADDIHVTTPAGTDISFEIGDREWLSDTGIVHEPGQMSNLPAGEVFVSPESADGTFVVDGTMRPHGLLEDGHQLTFEVEDGLVTHISDDEIRETVEGAAEDVGDAAYNLAELGIGTNVAVTELVGSVLLDEKAAGTVHIAIGDNAGIGGETEAPIHLDGILREPTVAADGVDVELPQTE from the coding sequence ATGTCCGACCTTCGTGACGCGTCCGAGACGGCAGTCCGCCAGTGTCTGGCCCTCGAGGCCGACGAGTCCTGTGCGATCGTGACCGACGACAAACGCGAGCCGATCGGCACCGCACTGTATGATGTCGCCAGCGAAATTACCGACGACGCGGTTATCGTCCGCTACCCACCAGGGGAAACCCACGGTAGCGAGCCGCCGGCACCCGTCGCAGCAGCGATGGCTGGCGCGGACGTCGTTCTCGCACCGACGACCAAGAGCCTGAGTCACACGCGCGCCCGAACCGAGGCAAACGACGCCGGAGCCCGCGTCGCGACGCTGCCGGGGATCACCGAGGAGGTCTTCACCACCGGCCTCGACGCCGACTACGAGTCGATCGCGGCCCACTGCGAAGACGTTATAGAGCAGGTCGCAGACGCCGACGATATCCACGTGACGACACCTGCCGGCACCGACATCTCGTTCGAAATCGGTGACCGAGAGTGGCTCTCCGACACCGGGATCGTCCACGAACCCGGTCAGATGTCGAACCTCCCCGCAGGCGAGGTGTTTGTCAGTCCCGAAAGCGCCGACGGCACGTTCGTCGTCGACGGCACGATGCGACCCCACGGGCTGCTCGAGGACGGCCACCAGCTCACGTTCGAGGTCGAGGACGGCCTCGTCACACACATCTCAGACGACGAGATCCGAGAGACGGTCGAGGGTGCTGCCGAAGACGTCGGCGACGCCGCGTACAACCTCGCGGAACTCGGTATCGGGACCAACGTCGCCGTCACTGAACTCGTCGGCTCTGTACTCTTAGACGAAAAAGCCGCCGGCACCGTCCACATCGCGATCGGCGACAACGCCGGGATCGGCGGCGAAACGGAAGCGCCGATCCACCTCGACGGCATCCTTCGGGAGCCAACGGTGGCTGCCGACGGTGTCGACGTGGAACTACCACAGACCGAGTAG
- a CDS encoding type II glyceraldehyde-3-phosphate dehydrogenase: MIQVAINGYGTIGKRVADAVRQQPDMEVLGVAKTRPNFEAETAIDKGFPLYAAIEERADQFAEAGLEIAGPVEDLIDEADIVVDATPSGIGAENKALYEEYETPALYQGGEDAALVDTSFNARSNFEDAVDADHVRVVSCNTTGLSRVIAPLREAYGVEKVRATLVRRGGDPGQTGRGPINDILPNPVTIPSHHGPDVETIFDDLDIDTLGMKVPATLMHMHSLNVTLAEEVDADEVRELFADESRLFLIPEHMDIDGSGKLKEYAMDVGRPRADIWENCIWEESISTVGSDLYLFQGIHQESDVVPENVDAIRAVLGEADAEASIETTNEALGIGL, from the coding sequence ATGATCCAGGTCGCGATCAACGGCTACGGCACGATCGGTAAACGCGTCGCAGACGCCGTCCGACAACAACCAGATATGGAAGTCCTTGGCGTCGCCAAGACGCGGCCGAATTTCGAGGCCGAGACGGCTATCGACAAAGGGTTCCCGCTCTATGCAGCCATCGAAGAGCGCGCCGATCAGTTCGCCGAGGCGGGCCTCGAGATCGCCGGTCCCGTCGAGGATCTCATCGATGAAGCGGATATCGTCGTCGACGCCACACCGTCGGGAATCGGCGCGGAGAACAAGGCACTGTACGAGGAGTACGAGACGCCGGCGCTCTATCAGGGCGGCGAAGACGCTGCTCTCGTCGACACCAGCTTCAACGCGCGCTCGAACTTCGAGGACGCTGTCGATGCGGACCACGTCCGCGTCGTCTCCTGTAACACGACCGGCCTCTCTCGCGTCATCGCCCCGCTGCGCGAAGCGTACGGCGTCGAAAAGGTCCGCGCGACCCTCGTTCGCCGCGGCGGTGACCCCGGACAGACCGGTCGCGGTCCGATCAACGATATCCTGCCGAACCCGGTCACCATTCCGTCCCACCACGGCCCCGACGTCGAGACCATCTTCGACGACCTCGACATCGACACGCTCGGGATGAAAGTGCCCGCGACGCTGATGCACATGCACAGCCTGAACGTCACCTTAGCGGAGGAGGTCGACGCCGACGAGGTCCGTGAGCTGTTCGCCGACGAGTCGCGGCTATTCTTGATCCCCGAACACATGGATATCGACGGCAGCGGCAAGCTCAAAGAGTACGCGATGGACGTCGGTCGCCCGCGCGCAGACATCTGGGAGAACTGCATCTGGGAGGAGTCCATCTCCACTGTCGGCTCGGATCTCTATCTCTTCCAGGGCATCCACCAGGAAAGTGACGTCGTGCCGGAGAACGTCGACGCGATCCGCGCAGTGCTTGGCGAAGCCGACGCCGAAGCAAGTATCGAGACGACGAACGAGGCGCTCGGCATCGGTCTGTAA
- a CDS encoding Hsp20/alpha crystallin family protein, with translation MRRDDRDEPFDDLFREIERMMNEMMNGADGNVDFNSSSNVDNGFGMDTHVDIHETDDEIRVIADLPGVEKDNIELECDGKTLTISASSDHREYDERVSLPQRVNEHTASATYNNGILEVVFDPADQSSGISLE, from the coding sequence ATGCGCCGAGACGACCGCGACGAACCCTTCGACGACCTGTTTCGAGAGATCGAGCGGATGATGAACGAAATGATGAACGGAGCCGACGGCAACGTCGACTTCAACTCCTCGAGTAACGTCGACAACGGCTTCGGGATGGACACCCACGTCGACATCCACGAGACCGACGACGAAATCCGTGTGATCGCCGACCTACCAGGTGTCGAGAAAGACAACATCGAACTCGAGTGTGACGGCAAGACGCTGACGATCTCCGCCTCGAGCGACCACCGCGAGTACGACGAACGCGTCTCGCTCCCCCAGCGCGTCAACGAACACACGGCGTCCGCGACGTACAACAACGGCATCCTCGAAGTCGTCTTCGATCCCGCAGACCAGTCCTCGGGGATCAGTCTCGAATAA
- a CDS encoding SDR family oxidoreductase, which yields MNSVLDGETAVVTGAASGIGRAIALTFADAGADVVVADLREEPRQGGVPTHERIAEETDAEATYVDCDVTDPSALEAAIDAADEFGGLSIMVNNAGVFGPMGSITEISVEDYRDLMAINLDSVFIGSKLAAEKLIEQGDGGAIVNISSLAGLQGYGEIAPYCTAKAGVRNLTYSLADDLGPHGIRVNAIHPGEVETALTTDDFPIVGTEQEEALKQMIPLQKLAQPEDVANAALFLASDMAGHITAESLLVDGGTRNTS from the coding sequence ATGAACTCTGTACTCGACGGCGAGACGGCAGTTGTCACGGGTGCCGCAAGTGGAATCGGTCGCGCAATCGCACTGACGTTTGCAGACGCAGGCGCAGACGTCGTCGTCGCAGACCTTCGCGAGGAACCACGCCAGGGCGGTGTTCCGACACACGAACGGATCGCCGAGGAGACCGACGCCGAAGCGACGTATGTCGACTGCGACGTCACCGATCCGAGTGCACTCGAGGCAGCGATCGACGCTGCAGACGAGTTCGGTGGCCTCAGCATCATGGTGAACAACGCGGGCGTGTTCGGGCCGATGGGATCGATCACGGAAATTTCCGTCGAGGACTACCGCGACCTGATGGCGATCAACCTCGACAGCGTCTTTATCGGCTCGAAACTCGCCGCCGAGAAACTGATCGAGCAAGGCGACGGTGGGGCAATCGTGAACATCTCGAGTCTCGCCGGGCTGCAGGGATACGGCGAAATCGCCCCGTACTGCACGGCGAAAGCGGGGGTGCGAAATCTCACCTACTCGCTGGCCGACGATCTCGGCCCGCACGGCATTCGGGTTAACGCTATCCACCCCGGCGAAGTCGAGACGGCACTGACGACTGATGACTTCCCGATCGTCGGCACCGAGCAGGAGGAGGCACTCAAACAGATGATCCCGCTCCAGAAACTCGCACAGCCCGAGGACGTCGCCAACGCAGCGCTCTTCCTCGCAAGCGATATGGCCGGTCACATCACGGCAGAGTCACTGCTCGTCGACGGTGGCACGCGCAACACCAGCTGA
- a CDS encoding ATP-grasp domain-containing protein produces the protein MIDLAVANDQETFRRMREPLAEQGIRAHHVPASERVVSLGADEPWSADEYDVGYVYPGRLMEGGVADALLEVPWLNDHTAVLTSRNKAEVLARLGRADLPVPKSVYVSNDVREADLAAVFERFDPPVVVKPNSTTRGVGVAKAHDLDSFLGICDYLSLVHDYRATGDRSFLVQEYLPDATDYRVMVLEGECVGAVERRLPADAVAEGQWKHNVHRGAEATGVDLPDRSRNLAEAVAAELEIPFLGVDLLETDDRLVVNETNARPTIDDETKYEPNFYDRLAAAIRTRRQ, from the coding sequence ATGATCGATCTCGCGGTCGCAAACGACCAGGAGACGTTCCGGCGGATGCGTGAGCCGCTGGCCGAGCAGGGGATACGGGCCCATCACGTTCCCGCGAGCGAGCGTGTCGTGTCGTTGGGCGCGGACGAACCGTGGTCGGCGGACGAGTACGACGTCGGCTACGTCTATCCCGGCCGACTGATGGAAGGTGGGGTCGCCGACGCCTTGCTCGAGGTGCCGTGGCTCAACGACCACACGGCCGTGCTCACTTCGCGGAACAAAGCCGAAGTGCTCGCTCGCCTCGGTCGAGCCGACCTGCCAGTCCCGAAGTCGGTCTACGTCTCAAACGATGTCAGGGAAGCCGACCTGGCCGCCGTCTTCGAGCGATTCGACCCCCCGGTCGTCGTTAAGCCCAACTCGACGACGCGCGGCGTCGGCGTTGCGAAGGCCCACGACCTCGATTCGTTTCTGGGGATCTGTGACTACCTCTCGCTGGTTCACGACTACCGCGCGACCGGCGACCGGTCGTTTCTCGTCCAGGAGTACCTCCCCGACGCGACCGACTACCGGGTGATGGTTCTCGAGGGTGAGTGCGTCGGTGCGGTCGAGCGCCGACTCCCCGCTGACGCGGTTGCGGAGGGCCAGTGGAAACACAACGTCCACCGCGGCGCAGAGGCGACCGGCGTCGATCTCCCCGACCGATCACGCAACCTCGCAGAGGCGGTCGCTGCCGAACTCGAGATCCCGTTTCTCGGTGTTGACCTCCTCGAGACCGATGATCGGCTCGTCGTCAATGAGACGAACGCTCGGCCGACGATCGACGATGAAACGAAGTACGAACCGAACTTTTACGATCGGTTGGCAGCAGCGATACGCACCCGCAGGCAGTGA
- a CDS encoding 50S ribosomal protein L16: MSDKPASMYREISKPAYTRREYITGIPGSKIAQHKMGDISADPEDYPVQISLITEEEVQIRHGSLEASRLSANRHMLKNAGEGNYKMILRKFPHHVIRENKQATGAGADRVSDGMRQSFGKIVGTAARIGAGERIFTIWCDVDDAEFAKDALRRSYNKISPPCRIVVEKGEEKLIA, translated from the coding sequence ATGTCCGATAAACCCGCCTCAATGTATCGGGAAATCAGTAAGCCGGCCTACACGCGCCGCGAATACATTACTGGGATCCCGGGTTCGAAGATCGCACAGCACAAGATGGGCGACATCAGCGCCGACCCAGAGGACTACCCCGTCCAGATCAGCCTCATCACCGAAGAAGAGGTTCAGATTCGACACGGCTCCCTCGAGGCCTCGCGTCTCTCGGCCAACCGTCACATGCTGAAAAACGCCGGTGAGGGCAACTACAAGATGATCCTCCGGAAGTTCCCCCACCACGTCATCCGAGAGAACAAGCAGGCAACGGGTGCGGGTGCAGACCGTGTTTCCGACGGGATGCGACAGTCCTTCGGGAAGATCGTCGGCACCGCCGCACGAATCGGCGCTGGCGAGCGTATCTTCACGATCTGGTGTGACGTCGACGACGCCGAGTTCGCCAAAGACGCGCTCCGTCGCTCCTACAACAAGATCTCGCCGCCGTGCCGTATCGTCGTCGAGAAGGGCGAAGAGAAACTCATCGCATAA
- a CDS encoding MarR family transcriptional regulator, protein MMEQTHANAEISTLPTEIKSPQGKLVYLSLDATGGATVDELGELLAMKKIAILSVLNSLSTQELVGKEGAEYVLRN, encoded by the coding sequence ATGATGGAACAGACCCATGCCAACGCCGAGATCAGCACGCTCCCGACCGAAATCAAGTCCCCGCAGGGAAAACTCGTCTACCTCTCACTCGACGCCACCGGTGGAGCGACGGTCGACGAACTCGGCGAACTCCTGGCGATGAAGAAAATCGCGATCCTGAGCGTCCTCAACTCCCTTTCGACTCAAGAGTTAGTCGGGAAGGAGGGTGCCGAGTACGTTCTGCGGAACTGA